A single window of Halobacteriovorax sp. GB3 DNA harbors:
- a CDS encoding mechanosensitive ion channel family protein, with protein sequence MKNDQVNQVLELLRVQNILFLIFGILLIIGCVRVVNKLGEKLAEKFGKNRLAILQVSTIISFSLYVLGIPFIIYLAFRPPRELIFAIAGSLAVAIGFAIKDVVSSFVSGIVFLFDKPAQVGDRVMIGDTYGEITSIGLRAVRLTTLDDNVVTIPNTKFITEQVSSGNFGALNMMIVVNFHIALDEDINTVTDILNEIVVTSRFAYLAKPINVVVQEVEIAMKLAYRFSVKAYVLDVRYEKAFQTDIVKRANKVFLERGIKRP encoded by the coding sequence ATGAAGAATGATCAAGTTAATCAGGTTTTAGAGCTACTTAGAGTTCAAAACATTTTATTTTTAATTTTTGGAATCCTTCTTATTATAGGATGTGTTCGAGTTGTTAATAAACTTGGAGAAAAACTCGCTGAGAAATTTGGAAAAAATCGTCTCGCTATTCTACAGGTTTCAACCATTATTTCTTTCAGTCTCTATGTCTTGGGGATTCCTTTTATTATTTATCTTGCTTTCAGGCCGCCGAGAGAGTTGATCTTTGCAATAGCAGGTTCTCTGGCTGTTGCGATCGGTTTTGCCATAAAAGATGTTGTCAGTTCATTTGTTTCTGGAATTGTTTTTCTCTTTGATAAGCCCGCTCAAGTTGGCGATAGGGTTATGATAGGAGATACCTATGGTGAGATTACGAGTATTGGTCTTCGAGCAGTAAGATTAACGACTTTAGACGATAACGTTGTCACAATTCCTAACACAAAGTTTATTACAGAGCAGGTTAGTTCAGGAAATTTTGGTGCATTGAATATGATGATTGTAGTGAACTTTCATATTGCACTGGATGAAGATATTAATACAGTGACTGATATACTTAATGAAATCGTTGTGACTTCTCGCTTTGCTTATCTTGCTAAGCCGATTAATGTCGTTGTTCAGGAAGTTGAGATTGCGATGAAGCTTGCTTATCGTTTTAGTGTGAAGGCCTATGTTCTCGATGTGAGGTATGAAAAGGCCTTTCAGACGGATATTGTAAAGAGAGCGAATAAAGTTTTCCTCGAGCGAGGAATTAAACGCCCCTAA
- a CDS encoding glycosyltransferase, producing the protein MKVVLLHDWLTGFRGGERVLEVFCELFPDAPLYTLIYKEGSTSPMIENRVIHTSFLNSIPGVHKHYRKLLPLFPKAAEGLKIIEEADLVLSSSHCVIKGVKKPADSVHISYIHSPMRYLYDQYDVYFGADAPFYQRLGAKVFKNYLVNWDLDSNANVDVPIANAEFVRKRIQKYYGIDSGVIHPFVDLEDFKSTQENPPEKEDYYVMVTAFAPNKRVDLAIKTFNKMKKRLKIIGSGQQEEYLKSISGDTIEFLGNVSREEVIEGFAKAKALIFPGVEDFGITPLESMASGTPVIAYKIGGVLETLTDDVAEFFHEQTEEELQRAVLSFEKRDIDQSVLYKRASEFSKEVFKKKILDLIETTMRNKGKTDA; encoded by the coding sequence GTGAAAGTAGTTCTTTTACATGATTGGCTAACTGGTTTTAGAGGCGGAGAGAGAGTTTTAGAAGTCTTTTGTGAGCTTTTTCCAGATGCGCCACTTTATACTCTAATTTATAAAGAGGGCTCAACAAGTCCTATGATTGAAAATCGAGTCATTCATACTTCATTTCTTAATAGTATTCCTGGAGTTCATAAGCATTATCGTAAACTTCTACCACTTTTTCCAAAAGCTGCAGAAGGGTTGAAAATAATTGAAGAGGCTGACTTAGTGCTTAGTTCATCTCACTGTGTGATTAAAGGTGTGAAGAAGCCTGCAGATTCGGTTCATATTTCATATATTCATAGTCCTATGAGGTATCTTTATGATCAATATGATGTGTACTTCGGTGCGGATGCTCCATTTTATCAGCGATTAGGAGCAAAGGTTTTTAAAAATTATCTTGTGAATTGGGACTTGGATTCTAATGCTAATGTAGATGTTCCAATTGCTAATGCTGAGTTTGTGAGAAAGAGAATTCAAAAATATTACGGAATCGACTCTGGTGTTATTCACCCATTTGTCGACTTAGAGGACTTTAAATCAACTCAAGAGAATCCTCCTGAAAAAGAGGATTACTACGTAATGGTTACGGCTTTTGCTCCAAATAAAAGAGTCGATCTTGCGATAAAGACCTTCAATAAAATGAAGAAACGTCTGAAGATTATCGGTTCTGGACAGCAAGAGGAATACTTAAAGTCTATTTCTGGCGATACCATTGAGTTTTTAGGGAATGTTTCAAGAGAAGAAGTCATTGAAGGATTTGCCAAAGCAAAGGCCCTTATATTTCCGGGTGTAGAGGATTTTGGAATTACCCCATTAGAATCGATGGCAAGTGGTACACCAGTTATTGCCTATAAAATTGGTGGAGTCTTAGAGACTTTAACAGATGATGTTGCTGAGTTTTTCCACGAGCAAACAGAGGAAGAATTGCAAAGAGCTGTACTATCTTTTGAAAAGAGAGATATCGATCAATCTGTTTTATATAAAAGAGCTTCTGAATTTTCAAAGGAAGTTTTTAAGAAGAAAATTTTAGATCTAATTGAAACAACAATGAGAAATAAAGGAAAGACCGATGCCTAA
- the galE gene encoding UDP-glucose 4-epimerase GalE: MPKKILITGGAGYIGSHIVNLLGKDEQYELTIYDNLSTGRKESVVSGELVVGEIEDLEKLEALIVDKKFDACFHFAGSIIVPESVEDPLKYYFNNTQNTLNLLNLCIKHKINNFIFSSTAAVYGINEDGICTEETPVSPINPYGKTKLMTEQLLEDLSIAYPDFNYVVLRYFNVAGASIDGSVGQCSPLSTHLIKIACETALGKREKMFINGDDYQTKDGTCVRDYIHTDDLASAHVASLEYLLEGGKSDLFNCGYGHGFTVKEVVDVVKKVSNVDFDVELGPRRAGDAPVLLAKSDKIKSVLGWNPEHDDLELIVRTALDWEKKLK, translated from the coding sequence ATGCCTAAAAAGATATTGATTACAGGTGGAGCTGGTTATATCGGGTCACATATTGTGAATCTTCTTGGGAAAGATGAGCAGTATGAACTTACTATTTATGATAATTTATCAACTGGGCGCAAGGAATCTGTTGTATCTGGAGAACTCGTTGTTGGTGAAATTGAGGACCTCGAGAAGTTGGAAGCTCTTATTGTGGATAAGAAGTTTGATGCTTGTTTTCACTTTGCTGGTTCTATCATTGTTCCTGAAAGTGTTGAGGACCCTCTAAAATATTATTTCAATAATACTCAGAATACTCTTAATCTTTTGAATCTTTGTATTAAACACAAAATTAATAATTTCATTTTTTCTAGTACAGCAGCTGTATATGGAATAAATGAAGATGGGATTTGTACGGAAGAGACTCCTGTTTCTCCAATTAATCCTTATGGAAAAACGAAATTAATGACTGAGCAATTGCTTGAAGATTTATCTATTGCTTATCCTGATTTTAATTATGTTGTTCTTAGATATTTTAATGTTGCAGGAGCGAGTATTGATGGAAGTGTAGGGCAATGTTCTCCTTTATCAACTCATTTAATTAAGATTGCCTGTGAAACAGCTCTTGGTAAGAGAGAGAAAATGTTTATTAATGGTGATGATTACCAAACAAAAGATGGTACTTGTGTTCGCGACTACATCCATACAGATGATCTTGCGAGTGCACATGTTGCTTCTCTTGAGTATTTGCTTGAAGGCGGAAAATCCGATCTCTTTAATTGTGGATATGGCCATGGCTTTACTGTTAAAGAAGTCGTTGATGTTGTGAAAAAAGTTTCTAATGTAGACTTCGATGTCGAGTTAGGACCGCGTAGAGCTGGAGATGCTCCTGTTCTACTTGCAAAATCAGATAAAATTAAAAGCGTTCTTGGTTGGAATCCAGAACATGACGATCTTGAGCTTATTGTAAGAACAGCTCTTGATTGGGAAAAGAAGTTAAAATAA
- a CDS encoding O-antigen ligase family protein, whose amino-acid sequence MTQFEKWNYRLTYASLFVLAAGIFTSVSFSALSHIFIIIPGFYFAIKFYKEKPFKLPRSFWFLGAMCIAIVASVLMNTDSIERPFKNISKIKYFLLPMLGVFAYFYTFKNWMTAKREKVLFNTFLLATTVATISGIIGLYSGFNPIKMKDACHATRACGLYGMYMTYGYGISLFMVLMTGIVLYKDRFTKYINVNLIYLVWAINFIGLILSYARGAWIGFLVALPFFFFKKNRKIFISVIAGVVLVSGLSFLSPKVREMFFKREGSNTQRIAFYKAAVAAFSEKPVFGFGYRNFEPNVIEIKKRHNIEWPNVDGHAHNNYLEHLASTGSVGVVVMLLFLSFWLFEAYLTSVLIFPFVISFLTSGMVQYTFGDGENLFLIMGLWALGVVGVKLRES is encoded by the coding sequence TTGACTCAGTTTGAGAAATGGAATTATCGTTTAACATATGCTTCATTATTCGTTCTTGCTGCGGGAATTTTTACCTCAGTAAGTTTCTCTGCTTTAAGCCATATTTTTATTATTATTCCTGGCTTTTATTTTGCGATTAAGTTTTATAAGGAAAAACCTTTTAAGCTTCCTCGTTCATTTTGGTTTTTAGGTGCTATGTGCATTGCAATTGTAGCTTCTGTTTTGATGAATACGGACTCTATTGAAAGGCCTTTTAAAAATATCTCTAAGATAAAATACTTTCTTTTACCTATGCTAGGTGTATTTGCCTATTTCTATACATTTAAAAATTGGATGACAGCTAAGAGAGAAAAAGTTCTTTTTAATACATTTTTACTAGCAACGACTGTTGCAACAATTTCTGGGATCATTGGACTATATTCTGGTTTTAATCCAATTAAAATGAAAGATGCATGTCATGCGACAAGAGCATGTGGACTTTATGGAATGTATATGACCTATGGTTATGGAATTAGTTTATTTATGGTTCTAATGACTGGAATTGTTCTTTATAAAGATAGATTTACGAAATATATAAATGTAAATTTAATCTATCTTGTCTGGGCCATTAACTTTATTGGTCTTATCCTAAGTTATGCTCGTGGGGCATGGATTGGTTTTCTTGTTGCGCTACCTTTTTTCTTTTTCAAGAAAAATAGAAAAATATTTATCAGTGTAATTGCCGGTGTTGTTCTTGTTTCTGGTCTTTCTTTCTTATCTCCTAAGGTTCGAGAGATGTTCTTTAAGAGAGAAGGCTCTAATACTCAAAGAATTGCTTTTTATAAGGCGGCAGTTGCTGCTTTTAGTGAAAAACCTGTTTTTGGTTTTGGGTATAGGAACTTTGAACCAAATGTTATTGAAATAAAAAAGCGCCATAATATCGAATGGCCAAATGTCGATGGTCATGCTCATAACAATTATTTGGAACATCTAGCTTCTACAGGAAGTGTCGGAGTTGTTGTAATGTTGCTCTTTCTTAGCTTCTGGCTTTTTGAGGCGTACCTTACAAGCGTATTGATCTTTCCTTTCGTTATAAGTTTTTTAACTTCAGGAATGGTTCAATATACTTTTGGTGATGGAGAGAACTTATTTCTAATTATGGGACTTTGGGCCCTAGGTGTTGTTGGAGTGAAGCTAAGAGAATCTTAG
- a CDS encoding polysaccharide biosynthesis protein, with amino-acid sequence MSIFNWISKPFVLLDKRQKVGIILDYFLLFIALFITQFYLNQELPSKTTLFIFPLIKILILMFFSVHRSIWKFFSIRDFTTLLKALTLVNVLLYIGSGLFFDQKELLKVTFNLLIDLNILVGARLFFRLKFSYYNKRETTPAILIGAGQAGEQILRELIGSPKGSQYQIAGIFDDNIKYISRTIHGISILGSTHDIPNFIKNSNIKMAIIAIPSASSSEKRRILKICEEANLEIKTLPGTDELLSDKVSISLLRNVTPEDLLERALINISHENIISQHKDKTILVTGAGGSIGSELCRQILSLKPKRLVILDSSEFFLYSIEKKLKSEFPGVDLIPVIGDVRNIEKVNLTIETYKPEIIYHAAAYKHVPIMEAYPVEAIQTNVQGTINMANAAEKYGVPNFVLISTDKAVNPTNVMGATKRMAEIFCQYKNLSSTTRYKCVRFGNVLGSNGSVVPLFKEQIKNGGPITVTHPEITRYFMTIPEACQLVLQTNSMSEDGDIFVLDMGSPVKIVDLAKNLIKLSGLEVDKDIKIEYTGLRPGEKLYEELLADKESTIQTKHPRVRAAIARKPSDETIDKIFNLLNSSHSLSVPDIKNKIKEVVSEYTFE; translated from the coding sequence ATGAGTATATTTAATTGGATTTCTAAGCCATTCGTCCTTTTGGACAAGCGTCAAAAAGTTGGAATTATTCTCGACTACTTCCTTCTTTTTATCGCACTATTCATTACGCAATTTTATCTCAACCAAGAGCTTCCGAGTAAAACGACTCTTTTTATCTTCCCATTAATCAAAATATTAATTTTGATGTTTTTCTCTGTTCATAGAAGTATCTGGAAGTTCTTTTCAATTCGTGACTTTACAACACTTCTCAAGGCACTAACTCTCGTTAACGTTCTACTTTACATTGGTTCGGGATTATTTTTCGACCAAAAAGAACTATTGAAAGTTACATTCAATCTACTGATTGATCTCAATATATTGGTTGGTGCTAGATTATTCTTCAGATTAAAGTTTTCTTACTACAATAAAAGAGAAACAACTCCTGCCATTCTAATTGGAGCAGGACAAGCTGGTGAGCAAATCCTTAGAGAACTTATAGGATCACCAAAAGGCTCTCAATATCAAATTGCAGGAATCTTTGACGATAATATTAAATATATTTCAAGAACAATTCATGGAATTTCAATTTTAGGTTCAACACATGACATTCCAAATTTTATTAAAAATTCAAATATCAAGATGGCCATCATTGCTATTCCATCTGCCAGTTCGAGTGAAAAAAGAAGAATTTTGAAAATTTGCGAAGAAGCTAACTTGGAAATAAAAACCCTACCAGGTACAGATGAACTCTTGAGTGACAAAGTAAGTATAAGCCTTCTTAGAAATGTAACTCCAGAAGATCTACTAGAAAGAGCCCTCATTAATATCTCTCACGAAAATATTATTTCTCAACACAAAGATAAAACGATTCTCGTTACGGGAGCTGGAGGATCGATAGGATCGGAGCTTTGCCGTCAGATTCTCTCTCTAAAACCTAAGAGACTAGTTATTTTAGACTCAAGTGAGTTCTTTCTCTATTCGATTGAAAAGAAGTTAAAATCAGAGTTTCCAGGTGTTGATCTCATACCAGTCATTGGCGATGTTCGGAATATTGAAAAAGTTAATTTAACGATTGAAACATATAAACCTGAAATTATATATCATGCAGCAGCCTATAAACATGTTCCTATTATGGAAGCTTATCCTGTAGAGGCCATTCAAACGAATGTTCAAGGAACAATTAATATGGCCAACGCTGCAGAGAAATATGGCGTACCTAATTTTGTTCTTATCTCAACAGACAAAGCGGTAAATCCGACAAATGTTATGGGTGCGACAAAGAGAATGGCAGAAATTTTTTGCCAATATAAAAACCTAAGTTCCACTACTAGGTATAAATGTGTTCGCTTTGGAAATGTTTTAGGAAGTAATGGAAGCGTTGTCCCTCTCTTTAAAGAACAAATTAAAAATGGTGGGCCAATTACTGTCACTCACCCTGAAATAACACGCTATTTTATGACAATCCCTGAAGCATGCCAGTTAGTTTTACAGACGAACTCAATGTCAGAGGATGGAGATATTTTTGTTCTGGATATGGGCTCCCCTGTAAAAATCGTAGATTTGGCAAAAAACCTAATCAAACTCTCAGGACTAGAGGTCGATAAAGATATTAAAATTGAATATACGGGACTTAGACCTGGAGAAAAACTTTATGAAGAACTTCTAGCTGATAAAGAATCAACAATTCAAACAAAGCATCCTAGAGTAAGGGCAGCAATAGCGAGAAAACCTTCTGACGAAACAATTGATAAGATTTTCAATCTTCTCAATTCATCACACTCTCTCTCTGTTCCAGACATTAAGAATAAAATTAAAGAAGTCGTTTCAGAATATACATTTGAGTGA
- a CDS encoding B12-binding domain-containing radical SAM protein, with protein sequence MSDTRVAVVVPCVVVHNLDPHTGIPFMPHMAAYFARSLKDAGCSVNVIDCFGADAENKRVSGQFMLIGLSEEEVVSRISNETEAVFVYCRTVEDLYSTELIVKELKRARPELKVCLFENIQTVNSFSLKEISTEFIEKGVDLTIFGEPESRTPAILKGLKDGDLSTVAGVAFKGKDDKVVFTEKAELDTELDRISFPLWEEFDLEGYWSCGFAHAPIKKNVKFLPLLTSRGCPFRCTFCISPTLNPVWRSRSGKDVADEMEYFYKKMGITDFHVSDLDPTVKEKRTLELCDEIIKKNIPVVWKLAQGTKIETIRKESTLDKMKEAGCVFISFSPETGSKDLLKIMNKPFDHKHGLKMVKKMNDIGIRTQACFIAGTPGETEVDRKLSISYVKKLVSSGVDEIAVTIFTPLPGAKLSDSITGYSHYSELTHSPTWRDDYSTVNWFRLRMYLTFFFFKAFRPKKVIRELIGFASKNFETKMEMSFYKIYKIRMMYFKYLIGRIFSKSEKEVRS encoded by the coding sequence ATGTCTGATACTAGAGTTGCCGTCGTTGTTCCCTGTGTTGTGGTGCATAATTTAGACCCTCACACTGGGATTCCATTTATGCCCCATATGGCCGCATATTTTGCACGATCTCTAAAAGACGCCGGATGCTCTGTTAATGTGATTGATTGTTTTGGCGCTGATGCTGAAAATAAAAGAGTCAGTGGACAGTTTATGTTGATTGGACTTTCTGAAGAGGAAGTTGTCTCTAGGATTTCCAATGAAACTGAGGCTGTCTTTGTTTATTGTAGAACTGTTGAGGATCTCTATTCTACAGAATTGATCGTTAAAGAACTTAAAAGAGCTAGACCTGAATTAAAAGTGTGTCTTTTCGAAAATATTCAAACTGTGAACTCATTCTCTCTGAAGGAAATTTCAACAGAGTTTATTGAAAAAGGTGTCGATCTAACGATTTTCGGAGAGCCTGAAAGTAGAACACCAGCGATTTTGAAAGGATTGAAAGATGGAGATCTTTCAACTGTGGCAGGAGTCGCTTTTAAGGGAAAAGACGATAAAGTCGTTTTTACAGAGAAGGCTGAGCTTGATACAGAACTTGATCGTATTTCATTTCCTTTGTGGGAAGAGTTTGATTTAGAAGGCTATTGGAGCTGTGGTTTTGCTCATGCACCAATCAAAAAAAATGTGAAGTTCCTACCTCTACTTACTTCTAGAGGTTGTCCATTTAGATGTACTTTTTGTATTTCTCCAACTTTAAACCCTGTATGGAGATCGAGAAGTGGTAAAGATGTCGCTGATGAAATGGAATATTTTTATAAGAAAATGGGTATTACTGATTTCCATGTTTCTGATCTAGACCCTACCGTTAAAGAGAAGAGAACTCTCGAATTGTGCGACGAAATTATAAAAAAGAATATTCCAGTTGTTTGGAAGCTCGCGCAGGGGACGAAAATTGAGACGATAAGAAAAGAGTCGACTCTTGATAAGATGAAAGAAGCAGGATGTGTCTTTATTTCATTTTCACCTGAAACAGGATCTAAAGACCTTTTGAAAATTATGAATAAGCCTTTTGATCATAAGCATGGTTTAAAAATGGTTAAGAAAATGAATGATATTGGAATTAGAACTCAGGCGTGTTTTATTGCAGGGACTCCTGGAGAAACAGAAGTTGATAGAAAGCTTAGTATTTCTTACGTTAAAAAACTCGTCTCTTCTGGTGTCGATGAAATTGCCGTAACAATATTCACTCCTCTTCCAGGAGCAAAGTTATCTGATTCAATCACGGGTTACTCGCATTATTCAGAATTAACGCATTCGCCAACATGGAGAGATGACTATAGTACAGTTAACTGGTTTCGATTGAGAATGTACTTAACTTTCTTCTTTTTTAAAGCATTTCGCCCAAAGAAAGTCATTAGAGAGTTGATTGGTTTCGCTTCCAAAAACTTTGAAACAAAAATGGAAATGTCGTTTTATAAAATTTATAAAATTAGAATGATGTATTTTAAGTATCTCATTGGAAGAATCTTTTCTAAGTCTGAAAAGGAGGTGAGGTCATGA
- a CDS encoding UbiA family prenyltransferase, with translation MNSISKYISIARPDHWVKHIFIIPGIIISYSLSSEHSPNMVLNIILGFAAACCIASANYVINEWLDAEFDKYHPIKKDRTAVTEQLNKVIVYSEYFLLGIAGISIAYFINESFFFATIAFFLMGVLYNVRPFRTKEKMFLDVLSEAINNPIRLILGWTMVTSASLPPLSLILLYWLGGAFLMSLKRFSEYVHIKSIDSVENLHRYRKSFQSYTEEILLSSSVLYAIFSSFFIAIFLAKYKVEYILLLPALSLLFAYYFYLAMQKNAITQTPEKLFRDKILVILVIIISILFVLLSFVEIEIMEFLILSKEFSIGVLKEYIKRLF, from the coding sequence ATGAATAGTATTTCAAAGTATATTTCAATTGCTCGTCCAGATCATTGGGTAAAGCATATATTTATTATCCCTGGGATTATTATCAGTTACTCTTTGTCCTCTGAGCATAGTCCAAATATGGTTTTGAATATCATTTTAGGATTTGCCGCTGCTTGTTGTATCGCCTCTGCTAACTATGTCATTAATGAGTGGCTTGATGCAGAGTTTGATAAATACCATCCTATCAAAAAAGATAGAACAGCCGTAACTGAACAGTTAAATAAAGTAATTGTTTACTCGGAGTACTTTTTACTTGGTATTGCTGGGATCTCGATTGCTTATTTTATCAATGAGTCATTCTTTTTTGCGACGATTGCATTTTTCTTAATGGGTGTTTTATATAATGTAAGACCTTTTAGAACAAAAGAGAAAATGTTTCTAGATGTCCTGTCTGAGGCCATTAACAATCCTATTCGACTTATCTTAGGTTGGACTATGGTGACGTCAGCTTCTTTACCTCCACTAAGTCTTATTTTACTTTATTGGTTAGGTGGAGCGTTTTTAATGTCATTAAAGAGATTCTCAGAATATGTGCATATAAAGAGCATTGACTCTGTTGAAAATCTTCATCGCTATAGAAAGTCGTTCCAAAGTTATACTGAAGAGATTTTGCTTTCATCTTCTGTTCTTTATGCGATCTTTTCTTCATTTTTTATCGCAATCTTTCTTGCGAAGTATAAAGTAGAGTATATTTTACTACTTCCAGCTTTATCTTTGTTATTTGCTTATTATTTTTATTTAGCAATGCAGAAGAATGCCATTACTCAAACTCCTGAGAAGTTGTTTCGAGATAAGATTCTTGTTATTCTCGTTATCATAATTTCTATTTTGTTTGTGTTGTTATCATTTGTAGAAATTGAAATTATGGAATTTTTAATTCTTTCAAAAGAATTTAGTATTGGTGTATTGAAAGAATATATTAAAAGGTTGTTCTAG
- a CDS encoding class I SAM-dependent methyltransferase: MTKKDSKRFTVASSEYTKDFYNNLMTGEEKRSFLGKDARYNPINLMNREIVRSNFLKEITPLLNKEDKVLDFGCGPGTFTFLASKHCKEIKAVDISSGFIKEAKHFQSELEIDNIDFSLVEPNVLPFEDESFDAVLLMDVIHHLEDIEAGLKEVLRVLKKDGKILVFEPNKLNPLIYLVHLLDKTEWGLLQLGTPAKYRSIMKGKAEIAHIRFNGIVIGPDSLVFNLISKFLNLKILSPLIGWLNPKIFVYARKQ; the protein is encoded by the coding sequence GTGACTAAAAAAGACTCTAAAAGATTTACCGTTGCCTCCTCTGAGTATACGAAGGATTTCTATAATAATTTGATGACAGGGGAAGAAAAGAGAAGTTTTCTTGGAAAAGATGCGCGATATAATCCAATCAACCTAATGAATAGAGAGATCGTTAGAAGCAACTTTTTAAAAGAAATAACTCCATTACTCAATAAAGAAGACAAGGTTCTCGATTTCGGATGTGGTCCTGGGACATTTACATTTCTAGCATCTAAGCATTGTAAAGAAATTAAAGCTGTTGATATTTCTAGCGGCTTTATAAAAGAAGCCAAGCATTTTCAATCAGAACTTGAAATAGACAATATCGACTTCTCCCTTGTTGAACCGAATGTTCTTCCTTTTGAAGATGAGTCTTTTGATGCCGTCTTATTAATGGATGTAATTCATCACCTAGAAGATATAGAAGCTGGTCTTAAAGAAGTTCTAAGAGTTCTTAAAAAAGATGGAAAAATTCTTGTTTTTGAACCAAATAAATTAAACCCTCTTATTTATCTCGTGCATCTGTTGGACAAGACAGAGTGGGGACTTCTTCAGTTAGGTACCCCTGCGAAGTATAGATCTATCATGAAAGGGAAAGCTGAAATTGCTCACATTAGATTCAATGGTATTGTTATTGGCCCGGATAGCTTAGTCTTTAATCTCATTTCTAAGTTTTTGAATTTGAAAATCCTTAGTCCATTAATTGGCTGGTTAAATCCTAAAATCTTTGTCTATGCAAGAAAGCAATAA
- a CDS encoding UbiA family prenyltransferase → MQESNKQKDNWQRPLCVDLDGTLLKTDIFHESLIQYICSNLLNLFRFLFLLVRYRKKSIIKNIVAKESNISLRNIPVNKDVLNFCMSEFRSGRKVVIASGCSEYIVNRLYSKFDFCSEIYTSSDQLNLIGENKAHKLVELYGEKGFDYIGDSKSDLAVWDKAFKSYLVGQEKKFPKVQYEKVFEKPKSSLKTLFYTIRLNRLVKSLSVFAPIFLFNTPESLVKSNFLSLVIASLLLSLLSISLYLINDLFDLEFDRRHLLRRARPVAAGKISIAKTVISSLGLSLFSIASVFLYFKLDVALAFLIFFIVGFLYSYKLKYLAIVDIASKAFLNLSRFYIGCLILGLSLNFEVCLFILLFIASFSCLDTYRILAQNLAVNGTLDNIKNPYGLNDLFFLKSFSVSLLTFSMISLLNVQIVNKWSGAFLLILSLYLFKGILNGKMKSYPLYYIINQRILQSAVVGFVIFFIIKQYVIA, encoded by the coding sequence ATGCAAGAAAGCAATAAGCAGAAAGATAATTGGCAAAGACCTCTTTGTGTTGACTTAGATGGAACACTATTAAAGACTGATATATTTCATGAGTCTTTAATCCAATATATCTGTTCTAATCTTTTAAATCTTTTTAGATTTCTTTTTTTGCTTGTCCGTTATAGGAAAAAATCAATTATAAAGAACATCGTTGCAAAAGAAAGCAATATTTCTTTAAGAAATATTCCTGTAAATAAAGACGTATTAAATTTTTGTATGTCAGAGTTTAGAAGTGGGCGAAAAGTTGTTATAGCCTCTGGTTGTAGTGAGTACATAGTTAATCGTCTATATTCAAAATTTGATTTTTGCTCCGAAATATATACTTCAAGTGATCAGTTGAATCTTATTGGTGAAAATAAAGCACACAAGCTAGTTGAATTATACGGTGAAAAAGGCTTTGACTATATTGGAGATTCTAAAAGCGATCTTGCCGTATGGGATAAAGCTTTTAAAAGTTATCTCGTTGGGCAGGAGAAAAAGTTTCCAAAAGTTCAATATGAAAAAGTATTTGAAAAGCCTAAAAGTAGTCTAAAAACGTTATTCTATACGATTAGACTGAATCGTTTAGTTAAGAGTTTATCTGTTTTTGCTCCCATTTTTCTTTTTAATACACCTGAGTCTTTGGTGAAAAGTAATTTCTTATCGTTAGTCATTGCTTCATTATTACTTTCATTATTATCTATTTCTCTTTATCTCATAAATGACTTATTTGATTTAGAGTTTGATAGAAGGCATCTCTTAAGAAGAGCAAGACCTGTCGCTGCAGGAAAAATTTCGATTGCTAAAACAGTGATATCCTCTCTCGGACTAAGTCTCTTCAGTATTGCATCGGTCTTTCTTTATTTTAAGTTAGATGTGGCACTAGCGTTTCTTATCTTTTTTATTGTTGGCTTCCTTTATTCTTATAAGCTTAAGTACTTGGCCATTGTCGATATTGCTTCAAAAGCATTCTTAAACCTTTCGAGATTTTATATTGGATGCTTGATTTTAGGTCTTTCTCTTAACTTCGAGGTCTGTCTCTTTATCTTGTTATTTATTGCTTCATTCTCTTGCTTAGATACTTACCGAATCTTGGCACAGAACTTAGCTGTTAACGGGACTTTAGATAATATTAAAAATCCATATGGTTTGAATGACTTGTTCTTTTTGAAATCGTTCTCTGTATCATTGTTAACATTCTCAATGATTTCTCTTCTAAATGTTCAAATTGTGAATAAATGGAGTGGAGCTTTTCTTCTAATACTTTCACTCTATCTATTTAAGGGGATTTTGAACGGAAAGATGAAATCCTATCCTCTTTACTACATCATCAATCAACGTATTCTACAGTCTGCAGTTGTTGGGTTTGTTATCTTTTTTATCATTAAGCAATATGTCATCGCTTAG